The following are from one region of the Amycolatopsis sp. QT-25 genome:
- the dacB gene encoding D-alanyl-D-alanine carboxypeptidase/D-alanyl-D-alanine-endopeptidase — MPENDVPRWPSDDKDTSSAEPQGAKREGEATVWLPMSGLANGKTEELSVPKVTPESGSWFQPVVEAGSLDEEPDVPKTPTPQWSAFEPVTPVTPAEPEQDEEPKTRFVKPVQPQYGDEPDWDQFDRDPVTPPREAEPPAPEPSQEPARQESPGQEPARQESPRQEPPRQEPRRQEPRRRPEQGRIEPPLPAPVPSATMHARPVRIEPSEERFDAEATVGIQRPEPPSQEPPAAGTEAAPAPKPKRRRKALLITTLVVVLLLAGMGGAAAMPKVSNRLGLPWAPNAPKGEIPKPAAVTRVLHGPDVNGAAPTKEGLAAALAGPAAAADLGTLTGTVVDAATGNVLWDKNSGTALTPASTTKILVVAAALLSMDHGTQISTKIVQGAEPGTVILVAGGDPSLTSLPLGTDSPLYPGAAHVDDLVAQVKKAAGGKIAKVQLDISVFKGPTSAKGWDPEDTAAGNTYMAPVLPVMADGGRADPKNDHSPRVANPAAALTQKIAGKLEAQAGGTTTAPKDAKVLGEVKSQPLSEFASSLMQLSDNLMADVLARQIALTKGAEPSFTGGATATMNVLDQAGFDLTGVQINDGSGLSDQNKIPAKVLSEILAVAAAPDGKDPRTAKLRPLLAGLPVAGGSGTLEKRYGDPASAAGRGWVRGKTGTLSGVNTLAGVVLDTDGRMLVFALMSSGSDQNKGRAALDVVAATLHQCGCR, encoded by the coding sequence GTGCCGGAGAACGATGTCCCGAGGTGGCCGTCGGACGACAAGGACACCTCATCCGCCGAGCCCCAGGGCGCCAAGCGGGAGGGTGAAGCCACCGTCTGGTTGCCCATGTCGGGCCTGGCGAACGGCAAGACCGAAGAGCTGTCAGTGCCGAAGGTCACACCTGAAAGTGGCTCGTGGTTCCAGCCCGTCGTCGAGGCCGGGAGCCTCGACGAGGAACCGGACGTTCCGAAGACCCCGACACCGCAGTGGTCCGCCTTCGAGCCGGTGACGCCCGTGACGCCGGCCGAGCCGGAGCAGGACGAAGAGCCGAAGACGCGCTTCGTCAAGCCGGTCCAGCCGCAGTACGGGGACGAACCGGACTGGGACCAGTTCGACCGGGACCCCGTCACACCACCGCGTGAGGCAGAGCCCCCGGCACCCGAGCCGAGCCAGGAGCCGGCGAGGCAGGAGTCACCGGGGCAGGAGCCGGCGAGGCAGGAGTCACCGCGCCAGGAGCCGCCGCGCCAGGAGCCGCGGCGCCAGGAGCCGCGGCGCCGTCCCGAGCAGGGCCGGATCGAGCCGCCGCTTCCCGCGCCGGTCCCGTCCGCGACCATGCACGCGCGCCCCGTCCGCATCGAGCCGTCCGAAGAACGCTTCGACGCCGAAGCCACCGTCGGGATCCAGCGGCCCGAGCCGCCGTCCCAGGAACCCCCGGCGGCCGGAACCGAGGCCGCGCCCGCGCCGAAGCCGAAGCGCAGGCGCAAGGCCCTGCTGATCACGACCCTGGTCGTCGTCCTGCTGCTCGCCGGGATGGGTGGGGCCGCCGCGATGCCGAAGGTGTCGAACCGGCTCGGCCTGCCCTGGGCGCCGAACGCGCCGAAGGGTGAGATCCCCAAGCCCGCCGCGGTCACCCGGGTCCTGCACGGCCCGGATGTCAACGGCGCCGCGCCGACGAAGGAAGGTCTCGCGGCCGCGCTGGCAGGCCCCGCCGCCGCCGCGGACCTCGGCACGCTCACCGGCACCGTGGTGGACGCGGCGACCGGGAACGTCCTCTGGGACAAGAACTCCGGCACCGCGCTGACGCCGGCCTCGACCACGAAGATCCTCGTCGTGGCGGCCGCGCTGCTGTCGATGGACCACGGGACGCAGATCTCGACGAAGATCGTCCAGGGCGCCGAACCGGGCACGGTGATCCTCGTCGCGGGCGGCGACCCCTCGCTGACGTCGCTGCCGTTGGGCACCGACTCGCCGCTGTATCCGGGCGCCGCGCACGTCGACGACCTCGTCGCCCAGGTCAAGAAGGCCGCCGGTGGCAAGATCGCCAAGGTCCAGCTGGACATCAGCGTGTTCAAGGGGCCGACGTCCGCGAAGGGCTGGGACCCGGAGGACACCGCCGCCGGCAACACCTACATGGCGCCGGTCCTTCCCGTGATGGCCGACGGCGGCCGCGCCGACCCGAAGAACGACCATTCGCCCCGCGTCGCGAACCCGGCGGCCGCCCTGACCCAGAAGATCGCGGGCAAGCTCGAAGCCCAAGCCGGCGGGACGACGACGGCGCCGAAGGACGCGAAGGTGCTCGGCGAGGTCAAATCGCAGCCTCTCTCGGAGTTCGCCAGCTCCCTGATGCAGCTTTCGGACAACCTGATGGCCGACGTCCTCGCCCGCCAGATCGCGCTCACGAAGGGCGCCGAACCGTCGTTCACCGGCGGCGCGACCGCGACGATGAACGTGCTCGACCAGGCCGGGTTCGACCTCACCGGCGTCCAGATCAACGACGGCAGCGGACTGTCCGACCAGAACAAGATCCCGGCCAAGGTGCTCAGCGAGATCCTCGCGGTCGCGGCGGCGCCGGACGGCAAGGACCCGAGGACGGCCAAACTGCGCCCCCTGCTGGCGGGCCTTCCCGTCGCGGGTGGCAGCGGGACGCTGGAGAAGCGCTACGGCGATCCGGCTTCGGCCGCGGGCCGCGGCTGGGTGCGTGGCAAGACGGGCACCCTGTCCGGGGTGAACACCCTGGCGGGCGTGGTGCTGGACACCGACGGCCGGATGCTGGTGTTCGCGCTGATGTCGTCCGGTTCGGACCAGAACAAGGGCAGGGCCGCGCTCGACGTCGTCGCGGCGACCCTGCACCAGTGCGGCTGCCGGTGA
- a CDS encoding inorganic diphosphatase — MEFDVTIEIPKGERNKYEVDHKTGRIKLDRTLFTATQYPADYGFIDDTLGQDGDPLDVLVLVQEPTFPGCLIRCRAIGMFRMTDEKGPDDKVLAVPTNDPRLEHLRDIHHLNEFHKLEIQHFFEVYKDLEPGKSVEGSSWVGRSEAEAEIKRSFERETDRLAKEAVDGPAAH, encoded by the coding sequence GTGGAATTCGACGTCACTATCGAAATCCCCAAGGGGGAGCGCAACAAATACGAGGTGGACCACAAGACCGGTCGGATCAAACTCGACCGGACGCTGTTCACCGCCACGCAGTACCCCGCCGACTACGGGTTCATCGACGACACCCTCGGTCAGGACGGCGACCCGCTCGACGTGCTGGTGCTCGTCCAGGAGCCGACCTTCCCCGGCTGCCTGATCCGCTGCCGCGCGATCGGGATGTTCCGGATGACCGACGAGAAGGGCCCGGACGACAAGGTCCTCGCCGTCCCGACGAACGACCCGCGCCTGGAGCACCTGCGCGACATCCACCACCTCAACGAGTTCCACAAGCTCGAGATCCAGCACTTCTTCGAGGTGTACAAGGACCTGGAGCCGGGCAAGAGCGTCGAGGGTTCGAGCTGGGTCGGGCGCTCCGAGGCCGAGGCCGAGATCAAGCGTTCGTTCGAGCGCGAGACCGACCGGCTGGCCAAGGAGGCCGTCGACGGTCCGGCGGCTCACTAG
- the glyA gene encoding serine hydroxymethyltransferase, protein MTHQPELSALAAADPQIAGLVEDEAKRQHDKIRLIASENYVSQAVLEATGTVLTNKYSEGYAGKRYYEGQQVVDQVEKLAIERAKAVFGADHANVQPYSGSPANLAVYLAFAQPGDTILGMALPDGGHLTHGWSASATGKWFTPVRYGVRKETGRVDLDQVRELALKHRPKLIFAGGTAIPRTIDFPAFAEIAREVDAVLVADIAHIAGLVAGGAHPSPVGHAQVVTTTTHKTLRGPRGAMILSDADHAKAVDKAVFPGLQGGPHNHTTAAIAVALGEAQKPEFADYAHAIVANARALGEALVERGYDLVSGGTDNHLLLIDLTNKNVPGKPAAQALDRAGIELNYNTVPFDPRKPFDPSGIRLGTSAITTRGLKPEHQVRVADWIDRTITAAANEEQSALDTIAAEIREFLAPFPIPGYSA, encoded by the coding sequence ATGACCCACCAGCCCGAACTTTCCGCGCTCGCCGCCGCCGACCCGCAGATCGCGGGGCTCGTCGAGGACGAGGCGAAGCGCCAGCACGACAAGATCCGCCTGATCGCGTCCGAGAACTACGTCTCCCAGGCCGTGCTGGAGGCGACGGGCACCGTCCTCACCAACAAGTACTCCGAGGGCTACGCCGGCAAGCGGTACTACGAGGGCCAGCAGGTCGTCGACCAGGTCGAGAAGCTCGCCATCGAGCGCGCGAAGGCCGTCTTCGGCGCCGACCACGCGAACGTCCAGCCGTATTCCGGCTCCCCGGCGAACTTGGCGGTGTACCTCGCTTTCGCGCAGCCGGGGGACACCATCCTCGGCATGGCGCTCCCGGACGGCGGCCATCTCACGCACGGCTGGAGCGCGTCCGCGACCGGCAAGTGGTTCACCCCGGTCCGCTACGGCGTCCGCAAGGAGACCGGTCGCGTCGACCTCGACCAGGTCCGCGAACTCGCGCTGAAGCACCGGCCGAAGCTGATCTTCGCGGGTGGCACCGCGATCCCGCGCACCATCGACTTCCCGGCGTTCGCGGAGATCGCCCGCGAGGTCGACGCCGTCCTGGTCGCCGACATCGCGCACATCGCCGGCCTCGTCGCCGGCGGCGCGCACCCGTCGCCGGTCGGGCACGCGCAGGTGGTCACCACGACCACGCACAAGACCCTGCGTGGTCCGCGCGGCGCGATGATCCTCTCCGACGCCGACCACGCGAAGGCCGTGGACAAGGCGGTGTTCCCCGGTCTGCAGGGCGGTCCGCACAACCACACGACCGCCGCGATCGCCGTCGCGCTGGGCGAGGCGCAGAAGCCGGAGTTCGCCGACTACGCGCACGCCATCGTGGCCAACGCGCGTGCGCTCGGCGAGGCGCTGGTGGAACGCGGCTACGACCTCGTGTCCGGCGGCACCGACAACCACCTGCTGCTGATCGACCTGACGAACAAGAACGTGCCGGGCAAACCCGCCGCGCAGGCGCTGGACCGCGCCGGGATCGAACTGAACTACAACACCGTGCCGTTCGACCCGCGCAAACCGTTCGATCCGTCCGGCATCCGGCTCGGCACCTCCGCGATCACCACGCGCGGGCTCAAGCCGGAGCACCAGGTGCGGGTCGCGGACTGGATCGACCGCACCATCACCGCGGCGGCGAACGAGGAACAGTCCGCTTTGGACACCATCGCCGCCGAGATCCGTGAGTTCCTGGCGCCGTTCCCGATCCCGGGCTACTCGGCGTAG
- a CDS encoding gamma carbonic anhydrase family protein, whose amino-acid sequence MPMFEFEGHRPQVDPEAWIAPTATLIGDVVVEKGASVWYGAVLRADFGRILIREGANIQDNSVIHVNGGVTEVGKNVTVGHQCLVHDCTIGEQALIGNGSIVLDKAQIGAKALVAAGATVTPGMVVPPETVAMGSPAKKHVPLDGTARGWVEHNAAIYQELARRHAEGSKPID is encoded by the coding sequence ATGCCGATGTTCGAATTCGAGGGGCACCGTCCCCAGGTGGATCCCGAAGCGTGGATCGCCCCCACCGCCACCCTGATCGGCGACGTCGTCGTCGAGAAGGGCGCTTCCGTCTGGTACGGCGCCGTGCTGCGCGCCGACTTCGGGAGGATCCTCATCCGCGAGGGCGCCAACATCCAGGACAACTCGGTCATCCACGTCAACGGCGGCGTGACCGAGGTCGGCAAGAACGTCACCGTCGGGCACCAGTGCCTCGTGCACGACTGCACGATCGGCGAGCAGGCGCTGATCGGGAACGGCTCCATCGTGCTCGACAAGGCGCAGATCGGGGCGAAGGCCCTGGTCGCGGCCGGTGCCACGGTCACGCCGGGGATGGTGGTCCCGCCGGAGACGGTCGCCATGGGCAGCCCGGCGAAGAAGCACGTCCCGCTCGACGGCACCGCCCGCGGCTGGGTCGAGCACAACGCGGCGATCTACCAGGAGCTGGCGCGCCGTCACGCGGAAGGCAGCAAGCCGATCGATTGA
- a CDS encoding M14 family metallopeptidase, producing the protein MAVAIAAVAAFTIPVAASPATADQQAEDAQVQIYEVFGTGTSQQRTQISRLGVDVLGSAGGTTTFIGEARDAAKIRSLGFRVEQRGVVDRSETLGTNAINDFPPSDSGYHNYAEVTTELRNAQSTFGSIARLSSVGNSYQGRALNMLKISDNVATDENEPEVLFTCNQHAREHLTTEMCLRIVNRFTQSYASDPAIKRFVDSVEIYVIPNVNPDGSEYDISGGSYKYWRKNRQGNGTDPNRNWAYNWGCCGGSSGSTTSDTYRGPSAFSAPETRAVSNFVNSRKIGGVQQIKASIDFHTYSELVLWPFGFTYNDTAPGMTAAEAQRFQTLGRQLAATNGYTPQQSSDLYITDGTIDDWMWGTHKILSFTFEMYPRGANPGFYPPDEVIVRETTRNDRAVDLLLNTAIG; encoded by the coding sequence ATGGCCGTGGCGATCGCGGCCGTCGCGGCGTTCACCATCCCGGTCGCCGCGAGTCCGGCGACCGCCGACCAGCAGGCCGAAGACGCGCAGGTCCAGATCTACGAGGTCTTCGGCACCGGGACTTCCCAGCAGCGCACCCAAATCTCCCGGCTGGGCGTCGATGTACTCGGCTCCGCGGGCGGCACGACCACGTTCATCGGTGAGGCGCGCGACGCGGCGAAGATCCGCTCGCTCGGCTTCCGGGTCGAGCAGCGGGGTGTCGTCGACAGGTCGGAGACCCTCGGCACCAACGCGATCAACGACTTCCCGCCGTCGGACTCCGGCTACCACAACTACGCCGAGGTCACGACCGAACTGCGCAACGCCCAGTCGACCTTCGGCTCGATCGCGCGGCTGAGCAGCGTCGGCAACTCGTACCAGGGCCGCGCGCTGAACATGCTGAAGATCAGCGACAACGTCGCCACGGACGAGAACGAGCCCGAAGTCCTCTTCACCTGCAACCAGCACGCCCGCGAGCACCTCACCACCGAGATGTGCCTGCGGATCGTGAACCGGTTCACCCAGAGCTACGCCTCCGACCCGGCGATCAAACGCTTCGTCGACAGCGTCGAGATCTACGTGATCCCGAACGTCAACCCGGACGGCTCGGAGTACGACATCTCCGGCGGCAGCTACAAGTACTGGCGCAAGAACCGCCAGGGCAACGGCACCGACCCCAACCGCAACTGGGCCTACAACTGGGGCTGCTGCGGCGGTTCGTCGGGTTCGACGACCAGCGACACCTACCGCGGCCCGTCGGCGTTCTCCGCCCCGGAGACCAGGGCGGTGTCCAACTTCGTGAACTCGCGCAAGATCGGCGGCGTCCAGCAGATCAAGGCGAGCATCGACTTCCACACCTATTCGGAACTCGTGCTGTGGCCGTTCGGTTTCACCTACAACGACACCGCGCCGGGCATGACGGCGGCCGAGGCGCAGCGTTTCCAGACGCTGGGCAGGCAGCTGGCGGCGACCAACGGCTACACGCCGCAGCAGTCGAGCGACCTGTACATCACGGACGGGACCATCGACGACTGGATGTGGGGCACCCACAAGATCCTGAGCTTCACCTTCGAGATGTACCCGCGGGGCGCCAACCCCGGTTTCTACCCGCCCGACGAGGTGATCGTCCGGGAGACCACGCGTAACGACCGCGCCGTGGACCTCCTGCTGAACACCGCCATCGGCTGA
- a CDS encoding TetR family transcriptional regulator yields MTAVPGRSARLSPNQLQKQEQIVEATRVVLARDGLAGCTVRAIAEAGPLTKSAIHYYFADIDVLIDRAMAAHITTFTADLRKISAQHDHPDERLFAALEAFLAEFSGRPNAAFLWFEYWIAAGRAQHPQAIDVMLTSITELLAELLAPLDVEDPRARARALLSYLLGAIVQQRVRRRPFAALRGDIEALCFANYG; encoded by the coding sequence GTGACCGCCGTTCCCGGCCGCAGCGCCCGGCTCTCCCCCAATCAACTGCAGAAACAGGAGCAGATCGTGGAAGCGACGCGTGTCGTGCTCGCCAGGGACGGCCTCGCCGGCTGCACCGTGCGCGCGATCGCGGAGGCCGGGCCGCTCACGAAGAGTGCGATTCATTACTACTTCGCGGACATCGACGTCCTGATCGACCGGGCGATGGCGGCGCACATCACAACGTTCACGGCCGATTTGCGCAAAATTTCGGCGCAGCACGATCACCCGGACGAGCGGCTCTTCGCGGCGCTCGAAGCCTTCCTCGCCGAGTTCTCCGGCCGCCCGAACGCGGCCTTTCTCTGGTTCGAGTACTGGATCGCGGCGGGCCGCGCGCAGCATCCGCAGGCCATCGACGTCATGCTGACCTCGATCACCGAACTGCTCGCGGAACTGCTCGCCCCGCTCGACGTCGAAGACCCGCGGGCGCGGGCACGGGCCCTGCTGTCCTACCTGCTCGGCGCGATCGTCCAGCAGCGTGTCCGGCGGCGGCCGTTCGCCGCACTGCGCGGCGACATCGAAGCGCTCTGTTTCGCGAACTACGGGTAG
- a CDS encoding GreA/GreB family elongation factor, with translation MVTSGDNGFSPAARRQLEKELADLRAQRDAMAPLVGEQERTGDAADQAEVLDRAEAAAYLDRRIADVAAKLEHGGRDSKGLLPDGTTVTLRFSDGDEDELHIVTIPGEDADASTVTSDSPLGLALVGAKEGDEIKYRTPRGETSATVVTLKPPA, from the coding sequence ATGGTGACCTCAGGGGACAACGGGTTCAGCCCGGCCGCACGACGGCAGCTGGAGAAGGAACTCGCCGATCTGCGTGCGCAGCGCGACGCGATGGCGCCGCTCGTCGGCGAGCAGGAACGAACCGGCGACGCCGCCGACCAGGCGGAGGTGCTGGACCGCGCGGAGGCGGCCGCCTACCTCGACCGGCGCATCGCCGACGTCGCGGCGAAGCTCGAACACGGCGGCCGCGACAGCAAGGGCCTGCTTCCCGACGGCACCACCGTCACCCTCAGGTTCTCCGACGGCGACGAAGACGAACTCCACATCGTCACGATCCCGGGCGAGGACGCCGACGCCTCCACGGTCACTTCGGACAGCCCGCTCGGCCTGGCGCTCGTGGGCGCCAAGGAGGGCGACGAGATCAAGTACCGGACGCCGCGCGGCGAAACCAGCGCCACCGTCGTCACCCTGAAGCCGCCCGCCTGA
- a CDS encoding substrate-binding domain-containing protein — protein sequence MEGFPWDVLLAVVGIAVPAVAFLWEFVLVGRKRLGYRVQMDTPTASGRGFAPTADALAQLQHENGERLVDPSFVLLRIENSGTTDIDTDDYAVNENDRVGVRVKFPGRTVAGMVVTELSSRHLHECFGDDSGWGARDENPDRPTGVIDLPRVPLNRGAHYKILAVLDRIPDGSPDDFDEPQVVGEIKGGSLRETKSRTGPTRSVMALILFLVVVSIFQLTRSLVFDEKPPPLDCASGKLTITGSTAFAPVLKEAAASYTKTCPGASFAFDSRGSAEGLGSLNQAGNDGTLAFSDGAKGEGFPRLLPRPVAFSLFTLVINKEAGVQDLSLAQIRDVHDGKIANWQEIGGKDRPVRLVDRHSDSGTRRTFEGRILAGKREPGDNSDDCLKLAPGAQPGVVRCAKPSTNDVLDAVSRVPGALGYSELGAATKREDVLPVRIDGHQATLEGAIHAAYPFWETEYAYTFGEPKADSLVASFLRYLTNQVGKDIVRSHGHRPCAELANPVLCRPGA from the coding sequence TTGGAAGGCTTTCCCTGGGACGTCCTGCTGGCGGTGGTCGGGATCGCCGTCCCGGCCGTCGCGTTCTTGTGGGAGTTCGTGCTCGTCGGCCGCAAACGGCTCGGCTACCGCGTGCAGATGGACACCCCGACGGCGTCCGGACGGGGGTTCGCGCCGACGGCGGACGCGCTCGCGCAGCTCCAGCACGAGAACGGCGAGCGGCTCGTCGACCCGTCGTTCGTGCTGCTGCGCATCGAGAACAGCGGCACCACCGACATCGACACCGACGATTACGCGGTCAACGAGAACGACCGGGTCGGCGTCCGCGTGAAGTTCCCCGGCCGCACCGTGGCCGGGATGGTGGTGACCGAGCTCAGCTCGCGGCATCTGCACGAATGCTTCGGCGACGACTCCGGATGGGGCGCGCGCGACGAGAATCCCGACCGGCCCACCGGGGTGATCGACCTGCCGAGGGTGCCGCTGAACCGCGGCGCGCATTACAAGATCCTCGCCGTACTCGACCGCATTCCCGACGGCTCGCCCGACGATTTCGACGAACCCCAGGTCGTCGGCGAGATCAAGGGCGGCAGCCTCCGCGAGACGAAGAGCCGCACCGGGCCGACGCGTTCGGTGATGGCGCTGATCCTCTTCCTCGTCGTGGTCAGCATCTTCCAGCTGACCCGCTCGCTGGTCTTCGACGAGAAGCCGCCTCCGCTGGACTGCGCGTCCGGGAAGCTCACGATCACCGGATCGACGGCTTTCGCGCCGGTGCTGAAGGAAGCGGCGGCTTCGTACACGAAGACGTGTCCGGGCGCGTCGTTCGCCTTCGACAGCAGGGGGAGTGCGGAAGGGCTCGGCAGCCTGAACCAGGCCGGGAACGACGGCACGCTGGCGTTCTCCGACGGCGCGAAGGGCGAGGGCTTCCCGCGACTGCTTCCGCGTCCGGTCGCGTTCTCGCTGTTCACGCTCGTGATCAACAAGGAGGCGGGCGTCCAGGACCTGTCGCTCGCGCAGATCCGCGACGTCCACGACGGCAAGATCGCGAACTGGCAGGAGATCGGCGGCAAGGACCGGCCGGTCCGGCTCGTCGACCGGCATTCCGACTCCGGCACGCGGCGGACGTTCGAGGGGCGGATCCTGGCGGGCAAGCGGGAACCCGGCGACAACTCCGACGACTGCCTCAAACTGGCGCCGGGTGCCCAGCCGGGCGTGGTGCGCTGCGCGAAGCCGTCCACGAACGACGTCCTCGACGCGGTGTCACGCGTGCCGGGGGCGCTCGGCTACAGCGAACTCGGCGCCGCCACGAAACGCGAAGACGTGCTGCCGGTGCGCATAGACGGCCACCAGGCGACCCTGGAGGGCGCGATCCACGCGGCGTACCCGTTTTGGGAGACCGAGTACGCGTACACCTTCGGCGAGCCGAAGGCGGACTCGCTCGTCGCGAGCTTCCTGCGGTACCTGACCAATCAGGTCGGCAAGGACATCGTGCGCTCCCACGGGCACCGGCCGTGCGCCGAACTGGCGAACCCGGTGCTGTGCCGTCCGGGCGCGTGA
- a CDS encoding NAD(P)/FAD-dependent oxidoreductase, whose amino-acid sequence MTPDHGIAIIGGGFSGIGAAILLRKAGFDDFLMLEEGDGVGGAWHWNTYPGVAVDIPSFSYQFSFEQISGWSRVYAPGRELKAYADYCVDKYDIRRRTRLGSKVVSATFDDETHLWRLETADGWAMTARFVVGATGVLTQPKPPDIDGLDGFRGTVMHTARWDHGVELRGKRVAVVGTGASAVQVIPSIAPEAGRLTVFQRTPIWCLPKPDAVLPRTARLALRRLPGAKPVSRLASQALVEVTFPLAAHFHRLLPTASAGERIGRAHLRRAVKDPVIREKLTPRYALGCKRPSFSNEYLQTFDRDDVTLETTSIDAITGSGVRTVDGTEHPVDVLVLATGFKVFEKGNMPAFTVRGSGGTDLEKFWQENRFQAYQGVSVPGFPNFFTILGPYGYNGSSYFNLIETQTAHIVRCLRNARKIGATRVEVTNEANDRYFRSMLERRKHQVFFQDSCSGANSYYFDANGDVPFRASPTVETMVTSRFFDLGDYAFADGR is encoded by the coding sequence GCCTGGCATTGGAACACCTATCCCGGCGTCGCCGTGGACATCCCGTCGTTCAGCTACCAGTTCTCGTTCGAGCAGATCTCCGGCTGGTCGCGGGTCTACGCGCCGGGCCGCGAACTGAAGGCGTACGCCGACTACTGCGTCGACAAGTACGACATCCGCCGTCGCACCCGCCTCGGCAGCAAGGTCGTCTCGGCGACCTTCGACGACGAAACGCACTTGTGGCGGCTGGAAACCGCCGACGGCTGGGCGATGACGGCGCGGTTCGTCGTCGGCGCCACCGGCGTGCTCACCCAGCCGAAGCCGCCGGACATCGACGGGCTCGACGGCTTCCGGGGCACGGTCATGCACACCGCGCGCTGGGACCACGGCGTCGAACTGCGCGGGAAACGTGTCGCCGTCGTCGGGACCGGGGCCTCGGCCGTGCAGGTGATTCCGTCGATCGCGCCGGAAGCAGGCCGGCTGACGGTGTTCCAGCGCACGCCGATCTGGTGTCTGCCCAAACCCGACGCCGTCCTGCCGCGGACGGCGCGGCTCGCGTTGCGGCGGCTGCCGGGCGCGAAACCGGTGTCCCGGCTGGCCAGCCAGGCACTCGTCGAGGTGACCTTCCCGCTGGCCGCGCATTTCCACCGGCTCCTGCCGACCGCGAGCGCGGGGGAGCGGATCGGGCGCGCGCATCTGCGCCGCGCGGTGAAGGATCCCGTGATCCGCGAGAAGCTCACCCCGCGGTATGCCCTGGGCTGCAAGCGGCCGAGCTTCTCCAACGAATACCTGCAGACGTTCGACCGGGACGACGTCACGCTGGAGACCACGAGCATCGACGCGATCACCGGCTCCGGGGTGCGCACCGTCGACGGCACCGAGCATCCGGTCGACGTCCTGGTGCTGGCGACCGGGTTCAAGGTGTTCGAGAAGGGCAACATGCCGGCCTTCACCGTACGCGGATCCGGCGGTACCGACCTGGAGAAGTTCTGGCAGGAGAACCGGTTTCAGGCCTATCAGGGCGTCAGCGTCCCTGGTTTCCCGAACTTTTTCACCATTCTCGGGCCCTACGGCTACAACGGTTCCTCGTACTTCAACCTGATCGAGACGCAGACCGCGCACATCGTCCGGTGCCTGCGCAACGCCCGCAAGATCGGCGCGACCCGCGTGGAGGTCACGAACGAGGCCAACGACCGGTACTTCCGGAGCATGCTGGAGCGGCGCAAGCACCAGGTGTTCTTCCAGGACAGCTGCTCAGGGGCCAACAGCTACTACTTCGACGCGAACGGGGACGTGCCGTTCCGCGCCTCGCCCACGGTGGAGACGATGGTGACGAGCCGGTTCTTCGACCTCGGCGACTACGCCTTCGCGGACGGCCGGTGA